The proteins below are encoded in one region of Paenibacillus albus:
- a CDS encoding L-rhamnose mutarotase, translated as MNATRQTMIRTAKLQPDKVDLYQKLHDGIPDINLKHMREAGIVSLRIFREGLTLFMIVETDSALEVSDRVVARELEERWHRLTGDCFAEFWTDANEIFNFSGT; from the coding sequence ATGAACGCCACTCGGCAAACGATGATTAGGACAGCAAAGCTGCAACCGGACAAAGTAGACTTGTACCAGAAGCTTCACGACGGAATACCGGACATAAATCTGAAGCATATGCGGGAAGCGGGCATCGTATCGCTCCGTATATTCCGCGAAGGCCTGACACTGTTCATGATTGTAGAGACCGATTCTGCGCTTGAAGTATCGGATCGCGTCGTGGCTCGTGAGCTCGAGGAACGCTGGCATAGGCTGACTGGCGATTGCTTCGCTGAATTTTGGACGGACGCCAATGAAATATTCAACTTCTCCGGGACCTAA
- a CDS encoding DUF5054 domain-containing protein → MNAINKVHVIFKTHLDIGFTDLASNVIEQYFQSFIPKALELSEELEQEQGVRFVWTTGSWLIHEYLKAATPEQRKRLEAGIASDRITWHGLPFTTHTELMDPALFDYGLSIAQQLNEKYGKKTIAAKMTDVPGHTLGLVPHMAKAGICYLHLGVNPASKQPSVPNLFIWKGTDGSEIVVNYAGSYGNMTLVEGFDEVMVFAHTGDNCGPPTAADIRQLFKQLAVQFPGAVVQASTMDAFAEKLLAHKELFPIVTEEIGDSWIHGAASDPLKIARYRELLRLRDKWVSDGRLDTRSREYADFCDQLILIPEHTWGMDEKTHLSDFKHYSVQDFHAARQADTVTMEAIPDKYRYIGGFSLEDSAAAAELFEALGTKSYSLFESSWEEQRNYISKAISALSADKQEEANHALGRLNPDTAFSSNGDELALYKQYRLGCFMVQFAHDGSIIELVDQQGRVWADGKHRLGVFEYETLGTEHYHNWFRDYVVNWKQHYHWADADFGKPGMEFAQPRPEHLQFSPSVIQAVKRSEDHFDEVNLQLRMSSTATQTHGAPQELHIRYRFYNEAKTIEVELNWFQKQAYRLPEASWFSFAIKVDNPNLWTMDKLGTAISPLHVVENGNRNMHAVNTGVYYDGTEGSVRLETLDAPVLCPGEKRMLRFDQTFAPLAGGIHFNLHNNVWGTNFPMWFEEDMKFRFVLSILDH, encoded by the coding sequence ATGAACGCGATCAATAAAGTTCATGTCATCTTCAAGACGCATTTGGATATCGGATTCACGGACTTGGCAAGCAATGTGATCGAGCAATACTTTCAGTCATTTATTCCGAAAGCGCTCGAACTATCGGAAGAGCTTGAACAAGAGCAGGGCGTGCGATTTGTTTGGACGACCGGCTCCTGGCTGATTCATGAATACTTGAAGGCAGCGACTCCCGAGCAAAGAAAACGGTTGGAAGCCGGTATTGCATCTGATCGTATCACCTGGCATGGACTGCCTTTTACCACGCATACCGAGCTCATGGATCCGGCGCTATTCGATTATGGACTATCGATTGCACAACAGTTGAATGAGAAGTATGGCAAGAAGACGATAGCCGCCAAAATGACGGACGTTCCCGGACATACGCTTGGCCTCGTTCCTCATATGGCGAAGGCGGGCATTTGTTACTTGCACCTCGGCGTTAACCCGGCTTCGAAGCAGCCAAGCGTTCCCAATCTATTTATTTGGAAGGGAACGGACGGCTCTGAGATCGTCGTGAACTACGCAGGAAGCTACGGGAATATGACGCTTGTTGAAGGCTTCGACGAAGTCATGGTTTTCGCTCATACAGGGGATAATTGCGGTCCTCCTACAGCCGCGGACATCAGGCAGCTCTTCAAGCAGCTTGCGGTGCAATTCCCGGGGGCAGTCGTCCAAGCATCCACGATGGATGCTTTCGCGGAGAAATTGTTAGCTCACAAAGAGCTATTCCCGATCGTTACGGAAGAAATCGGCGATTCATGGATACATGGAGCGGCCTCTGATCCTTTGAAAATAGCAAGGTATCGTGAACTGTTAAGGCTTCGCGATAAGTGGGTAAGCGATGGTAGACTGGATACTCGGAGCCGGGAATATGCCGATTTCTGTGACCAGCTTATTCTCATTCCCGAACACACATGGGGCATGGACGAGAAGACGCACTTGAGTGATTTTAAACACTACTCGGTTCAAGACTTTCACGCGGCGAGACAAGCCGATACGGTTACGATGGAAGCAATTCCGGACAAGTATCGATATATTGGGGGCTTCTCATTAGAGGACAGCGCTGCTGCCGCGGAGCTGTTCGAAGCATTAGGCACGAAGAGCTATAGCTTGTTTGAAAGCTCCTGGGAGGAACAACGGAATTATATCAGCAAGGCCATATCCGCGTTATCTGCAGACAAACAAGAGGAGGCGAATCACGCGCTGGGGAGATTAAACCCTGATACAGCCTTTTCTTCGAATGGAGATGAACTTGCCTTATATAAGCAGTATCGTTTAGGTTGCTTTATGGTTCAGTTCGCACATGACGGTTCAATTATTGAATTAGTGGATCAGCAAGGAAGGGTTTGGGCAGACGGTAAGCATCGCTTGGGTGTCTTCGAATATGAAACGCTCGGAACGGAGCATTATCACAACTGGTTTAGGGATTACGTCGTGAATTGGAAGCAGCATTACCATTGGGCGGATGCGGATTTCGGCAAGCCAGGCATGGAATTTGCTCAACCAAGGCCGGAGCACCTTCAGTTTTCACCTAGCGTGATCCAAGCCGTGAAGAGATCCGAAGATCACTTCGACGAAGTGAATTTGCAGCTTAGGATGAGCTCTACAGCAACACAAACCCACGGCGCACCGCAGGAGCTTCATATCCGTTATCGGTTTTACAATGAGGCGAAGACAATCGAAGTCGAACTGAATTGGTTTCAGAAGCAGGCTTACCGTTTGCCGGAAGCAAGCTGGTTTTCCTTCGCGATTAAAGTCGATAATCCGAATCTCTGGACGATGGATAAGCTGGGGACGGCGATCTCACCGCTTCATGTCGTTGAGAATGGCAATCGGAATATGCATGCGGTAAACACCGGTGTTTACTACGATGGAACCGAGGGCAGCGTTCGTCTGGAAACTTTGGATGCGCCTGTATTGTGTCCGGGCGAGAAGCGTATGCTGCGATTCGATCAAACCTTCGCTCCGCTTGCTGGCGGGATACATTTCAACCTTCACAACAACGTTTGGGGGACGAACTTTCCGATGTGGTTTGAGGAGGATATGAAATTCAGATTTGTGCTTAGCATATTGGATCATTAG